The genome window GCTACCTGGCCGTAGGTCATGACCTGGCCCCTCCCTATGCCGCGTACGATCTCGTACACCTTTTTCCGAAACGGCGTAACGTGCTCCTCGTCGAGAGGAACCGTGAACTCAACCGCCTCGCCTGCAAAGTACGCAACAAGCTGACGAGCCGCCTCGCGGCCGAGGGAATTTTCGCCTGCCAGGCGGGGGTAGCGGCTGCGGACGGTTGCGGCCATATCCTCCCGCGTGGCGACCCTGAAGGGGAGGAACACCTCCCTGAGTCCCCTCCTGCCCGCCACCACGGCACCGACTCCCACCGGCGCCTCGAAAAAGGACACATACACCTCGTTGCGCGCCGCTGTTCCCGTCATCGAGCGAACCTCCTTCTAAGGTGTGCCGCCAGTTCGCGCGTCTCTTCGCTGCGGAGCAACGAGGCGGCTGCAAGAAACAACACGACGCCCACGCCCACGGCACCGAGCAGAACTACTCCCTTGAGCATCTTTTCCCCCGGCAGTGACCAGTCGATAAGCGCCACCATCCAGCGGACCGCCAGCGCCATGGGCAGGGATGCCGCAAGCACCTTCATGCCTGAACGGACCAGGGCCCTGCCGCCGAAGGGACCGATTTTCCGCCGCAGGAGGACCAGAAGGAGCCCCATGTTGGCAAGGGCGGACAGGGAAGAAGCCAGGGCCAGTCCGCCGTGGGCGAGGGGCTTCATGAGGATGAGGCTGGCGATGGCGTTCATGATGAAGGCGACAAAAGCGACCATGACCGGCGTCCTCGTATCCTTGAGAGCGTAAAACGCGGGGACCAGAACCCGCACCAGGGCCACGAGCGAAAGCCCAAGGGCGTAGTAGAACAGGGCGATTCCCGCATTGGCGGCCTGGGCATAGTCGAACTCCCCCCCCATGAAAAGGAGGCTGAAGATGGGGGTGGCGCAGACCATGAGGCCCACCGTGGCCGGAATGGTGACGAACAGGGTGAGCCGCAGGCCGAAAACGAGAGATTCCCGGAAGGCATCCATGTCGCCGGCCGCCGCCTGCCGGCTAAGGGAGGGCAGGACCGCCTGGGCCACGGAGACGGTGAAGATCCCCTGGGGAAACTCGAACAGCCGCTGGGCGTAGTAGAGGTACGAGACGCTTCCCTCGGGAAGGAGCGAGGCAAGGATATTGCCCACGGTGATGTTCAGGTAGTAGACCCCAACCCCGAAAACCGACGGTCCCATGAGAAGGGCGATGCGCCGTACCGCGGGATGGTGGAGATCGAAACGGACGCGGAGCGGGAATCCCTTGCGGTAGAGCACCGGCAGTTGAAGGAGAAGCTGAAGGACCCCCCCCAGCAGGACCCCCACGGCCAGGGCGGTGATCGGCACCGCGAACCGATCGCGAAGCAGCCAGGCACAGAGAATCATGGAAACGTTCAGGAACACGGTGGAGATGGCCGGGGTGAAAAAGTGGCGAACCGTATTGAGTATCCCCATGCAGAGCGCCAGCAGGCTAATGAAGAAAATATACGGAAACATGAGCCGGTTGAGAAAGACCGTGAGCCCGAACTTGGCCGGATCGGCCCTGAACCCGGGAAACATGACCGAGACGATGCCGGGGGCGAGCAGGATCCCCGCCAGAGTCACGCCCGCCATGACAATGGTGAGAAGCGTGAAGCAGACGTTGGCGAGCTCGCGCGCCTCCTCGGGGCTTCGCTGGGAGTGCCACTCGGAGAAGGTCGGCACGAATGCCGACGTGAGGGCCCCCTCGGCGAAAAACCGGCGCAGCATATTGGGAATCTGAAAGGCGGCGAAAAAGGCGTCGGTCTGGAGGCCGGCGCCGAAGAACCGGGAAACGGCCATGTCGCGCACCATCCCCATGATGCGGGAGATGATGGTTGCCAGGCCGAGGACGCCGGCGGCCCGGGCTATCTGCTTCTTTTCAGACATGGGCTCCCCTGGAGAATGTGATCAGGGGAGGTATGTACCACAGTCGCCGGGTCTTTGGGAACTTTTTCAGCGTTTCGCCTCTGTCCCGACGGCCGGATGACGTGCCGGCCCAGGATATCCTCCAACCCTTCGGGCTCCGTGACCGGCGGCAGACAGGCACCGGCCGCGCAGACACGGGCGATGCCCCTGCTTCCGCCCTCCCCCCTGGCCGGCGCATCCTCTTCCCGCTCCCTCAGGACCAGTCCGGGAATCAGGCGGCCACCGAGGATCCGGAGCAGTTCCCGCACAGCATGCGGCCTGGTCGCCGCGGCGATCACGACCTCGAACGGGTCGGTCAGGAGTTCGCCCAGGGCGCAGAGGAGATGGATGTGTGCTGCGGGCTGTCGGGTTGCTCCGTCCAGAAACGCCCGGATGATGCCGCGCCCTGCCTCCTCGAATACGCCGTGACCGGTTATCCTGCCGAGGCGGATCAGAACCGAGGCAGCCATGGCGTTGCCCGAAGGAATGGCGCCGTCCAGCGCGTCCTTGCCCCGCACGAGGATCGTTTCCGCATCGCTCCCCGTATCAAAGAGCCCTCCCCCGTTGTCGCCGAAAAGCCGGAGCATGTCGTGGGTCAGCGAGCGTGCCAGGGCCAGATGCCGGGGGTCGAGGGTGGCTTCGTGCAGTTCAAGGAGGCCGCGAATGAAAAATGCATAGTCCTCCAGGAAACCGGGACCGCTCGCCTCGCCCCGATGACAACTGCGCACCAGCCGTCCTGCCGGCGTACGGAGATCAATACTCACACGCCGCACCGCGCGTTCGGCGCCCTCCAGCAGACGCTCATCGCCGCAGATCAGGAACGTGCGGGCCAGGGCCGCAACCATGAGTCCGTTCCAGCCGGTTATGATCTTCTCGTCGCGGAAGGGGCGCGGCCGCCGCTCCCGCGCCTCCAGAAGCAGGGTGCGCCAGCGGTCGCTCCGCTCCCACAGGTCGTGGGGATCAACTCCCTCGATTCGGGCAAAGGCACCGGGGGCTCGGGGAAGGTGGAGCACGTTCGCCCCCTCGAAATTTCCCTGCTCGGTAACATCATAGAGGCGACAGAACAATTCGCCGTCTGCCGCCCCGAGGACCTCCCGCACCTGGGCGGGAGTCCAGAGGTAACAGGCCCCCTCCCTTCCCTCGGAATCGGCATCCAGAGCCGAGTAGAAGCCCCCGGCCGGCGCGGAGAGCTCCCGCAGGACAAAGCTGCAGGTTTCCTGTGCCAGATCCCTGAAGGCACTGTTCCCCGTAACCTGTGCGGCCTCGACCAGCGCAAGGGTGCAGAGGGCCTGGTCGTAGAGCATTTTCTCGAAATGCGGCACGAGCCAGCGGCCATCCACGGTGTAGCGGTGAAAACCGCCGCCCAGGTGATCCCGGATGCCTCCCTGCGCCATGGCGGTGAGGGTATCCGTGGCCATGGCCACGGCCTCGCCGTCGCCGTATCGCTGGCCATAGCGCAGGAGAAAGGAGAGGTTCAGGGCCATGGGAAACTTGGGCGCACCGCCGAAGCCGCCGGACTCGCCGTCATAGATATCCGCCAACTGCCGTCGCGCACCGTGGAGCGGCGCCTCATCCTCGGCGGCGGCTGGGCGGACGGAGTTGAACCGCACCAGGGCATCCATGATGGCGGAACAGTTCTGCCTGATCACGTCCCGCCGCTGCCGCCAGACATCGGCAATCTTTTCCAGGAGATCGATCAGCCCCGGCATGCCGCCCCGGGAGCGCCGGGGAATATAGGTGGCGGCAAAGAAAGGTTGCCGGTCGGGGGTCATGATGATGGTGAGGGGCCAGCCGCCGCTGCCGTTCATCATCTGCGCGACGCGCATGTAGGTATCGTCGATATCGGGGCGCTCCTCCCGGTCGACCTTCACCGGCACGTACTCCCGGTTCAGGACCGCGGCAATCTCGGCATCGTCGAAGGACTCGGCCGCCATGACGTGGCACCAGTGGCAGGTGGCGTAGCCGATGGAAAGGAAAACCGGACGGTCCTCGGCCCGTGCCCGCGCAAAGGCCTCCTCCCCCCAGGGATACCACTCCACCGGGTTGTCGGCGTGCTGAAGGAGATAGGGGCTCGTGGCAAAGATGAGCCGGTTGAAGTATGGACCGCCGTCTGGCGGAAGCGTCCGCCGGTCCGCCGAAAAGATGCGCTCGATCCGCTGTTCATCGTGGTGCCGCCTTTCATTGCCCATTGGTTTTCGCTCCCGTTTCGGCCACATGCCGTCGTGAAGATCATGCCGCCTGCCCAGTGACAAGTCTACCAGACCGGAGCGAACGGCAACCGCCGATGGTGAGTTTATGGCGCGGCGGATCTTTCGCCCCGCTGCCTGACCTGCTACACTGGCTCTCACGGGAGGAACGCCATGGGAAGAATCGTCGCCACAGCCCTGCTGCTGACCCTTGCCGGCACCGCGGCCGCCATGACGGTGGGCCGTTTCAGTGCCGGAGACCTGACCGGCTGGCAAGAGCAGACGTTCCGGGGAAAAAGAAAAACGACCTACTCGCTGGTGAAGGATGGAGAGCGGACTGTCCTGAAGGCGCAGAGCCGGGGCTCGGCGTCGGGACTGGTCAGAACGATGAGTTTCGACCCGAAGGCACAGCCGTGGCTGCGCTGGTCGTG of Geobacter anodireducens contains these proteins:
- a CDS encoding cysteine methyltransferase, giving the protein MTGTAARNEVYVSFFEAPVGVGAVVAGRRGLREVFLPFRVATREDMAATVRSRYPRLAGENSLGREAARQLVAYFAGEAVEFTVPLDEEHVTPFRKKVYEIVRGIGRGQVMTYGQVAVAAGSPGAARGVGSAMAANPLPVIIPCHRVVGAGGALTGYSGAGGIDSKRWLLELEANVVSGE
- a CDS encoding lipid II flippase MurJ; the encoded protein is MSEKKQIARAAGVLGLATIISRIMGMVRDMAVSRFFGAGLQTDAFFAAFQIPNMLRRFFAEGALTSAFVPTFSEWHSQRSPEEARELANVCFTLLTIVMAGVTLAGILLAPGIVSVMFPGFRADPAKFGLTVFLNRLMFPYIFFISLLALCMGILNTVRHFFTPAISTVFLNVSMILCAWLLRDRFAVPITALAVGVLLGGVLQLLLQLPVLYRKGFPLRVRFDLHHPAVRRIALLMGPSVFGVGVYYLNITVGNILASLLPEGSVSYLYYAQRLFEFPQGIFTVSVAQAVLPSLSRQAAAGDMDAFRESLVFGLRLTLFVTIPATVGLMVCATPIFSLLFMGGEFDYAQAANAGIALFYYALGLSLVALVRVLVPAFYALKDTRTPVMVAFVAFIMNAIASLILMKPLAHGGLALASSLSALANMGLLLVLLRRKIGPFGGRALVRSGMKVLAASLPMALAVRWMVALIDWSLPGEKMLKGVVLLGAVGVGVVLFLAAASLLRSEETRELAAHLRRRFAR